One part of the Vitis riparia cultivar Riparia Gloire de Montpellier isolate 1030 chromosome 6, EGFV_Vit.rip_1.0, whole genome shotgun sequence genome encodes these proteins:
- the LOC117916608 gene encoding uncharacterized protein LOC117916608 isoform X1: MAHSSNFIESVLGLPNLSSKTQCCKKFAGKVQSLKSRTAGKNVREGKNNSKDPPIAREKRAFGTSRSTNIPAKTETEKPAIKPTTGATQKQSKSSRATAEEKKLPEKNKGRLKKNSVCFQEKVAESPAKQHADGPRTPAAKPKVGTPYHTAENCSKCRFDRLETATYWLAQIKLSESLGKHFVSAAFFRLALECKAEPIRNIRNELKRYLGRHGHLLGSNEWKDVNESYGLIENESSNVEQLHQELKHQLEEGKKSEELGTIRTMEA; the protein is encoded by the exons ATGGCCCATTCCTCTAATTTCATCGAATCTGTACTGGGTCTTCCAAATTTGTCTTCAAAAACCCAATGCTGCAAAAAATTTGCAGGTAAAGTTCAGTCCTTGAAATCCAGAACTGCTGGGAAAAATGTcagagaaggaaaaaacaattccaaGGATCCCCCAATTGCCAG GGAAAAGCGAGCTTTTGGCACAAGTCGAAGCACAAACATTCCTGCGAAGACTGAAACTGAGAAGCCTGCGATAAAACCCACAACCGGGGCCACCCAAAAACAGTCAAAATCGTCCCGCGCCACCGCAGAAGAGAAGAAACTACCTGAGAAAAATAAAGGGAGATTGAAGAAAAACAGTGTATGCTTTCAAGAGAAAGTCGCGGAAAGCCCTGCAAAGCAGCATGCTGATGGGCCTCGAACTCCGGCGGCCAAGCCCAAAGTTGGCACGCCGTATCATACAGCAGAGAATTGCAGCAAATGCCGGTTCGACAGGCTCGAAACGGCGACGTATTGGCTGGCCCAGATCAAGTTGTCGGAATCTTTAGGGAAGCATTTCGTGTCAGCAGCGTTTTTTCGACTTGCTCTGGAGTGTAAAGCGGag CCGATTCGGAACATTCGGAATGAACTAAAAAGATATTTGGGGCGGCATGGCCACCTACTGGGCTCGAATGAGTGGAAAGATGTCAATGAGAGCTACGGATTGATCGAGAATGAAAGCAGTAATGTTGAGCAACTACACCAGGAACTGAAGCATCAGCTTGAAGAAGGGAAAAAATCTGAAGAGTTAGGTACTATACGCACTATGGAAGCTTGA
- the LOC117916608 gene encoding uncharacterized protein LOC117916608 isoform X2, translating into MDLHSTQFAGKVQSLKSRTAGKNVREGKNNSKDPPIAREKRAFGTSRSTNIPAKTETEKPAIKPTTGATQKQSKSSRATAEEKKLPEKNKGRLKKNSVCFQEKVAESPAKQHADGPRTPAAKPKVGTPYHTAENCSKCRFDRLETATYWLAQIKLSESLGKHFVSAAFFRLALECKAEPIRNIRNELKRYLGRHGHLLGSNEWKDVNESYGLIENESSNVEQLHQELKHQLEEGKKSEELGTIRTMEA; encoded by the exons ATGGACCTTCATTCCACCCAATTTGCAG GTAAAGTTCAGTCCTTGAAATCCAGAACTGCTGGGAAAAATGTcagagaaggaaaaaacaattccaaGGATCCCCCAATTGCCAG GGAAAAGCGAGCTTTTGGCACAAGTCGAAGCACAAACATTCCTGCGAAGACTGAAACTGAGAAGCCTGCGATAAAACCCACAACCGGGGCCACCCAAAAACAGTCAAAATCGTCCCGCGCCACCGCAGAAGAGAAGAAACTACCTGAGAAAAATAAAGGGAGATTGAAGAAAAACAGTGTATGCTTTCAAGAGAAAGTCGCGGAAAGCCCTGCAAAGCAGCATGCTGATGGGCCTCGAACTCCGGCGGCCAAGCCCAAAGTTGGCACGCCGTATCATACAGCAGAGAATTGCAGCAAATGCCGGTTCGACAGGCTCGAAACGGCGACGTATTGGCTGGCCCAGATCAAGTTGTCGGAATCTTTAGGGAAGCATTTCGTGTCAGCAGCGTTTTTTCGACTTGCTCTGGAGTGTAAAGCGGag CCGATTCGGAACATTCGGAATGAACTAAAAAGATATTTGGGGCGGCATGGCCACCTACTGGGCTCGAATGAGTGGAAAGATGTCAATGAGAGCTACGGATTGATCGAGAATGAAAGCAGTAATGTTGAGCAACTACACCAGGAACTGAAGCATCAGCTTGAAGAAGGGAAAAAATCTGAAGAGTTAGGTACTATACGCACTATGGAAGCTTGA